In one Gadus morhua chromosome 15, gadMor3.0, whole genome shotgun sequence genomic region, the following are encoded:
- the slc17a5 gene encoding sialin yields the protein MSRDGSDSEEEEEREALLQTRERGARTPRAPACCSARYGLALVSCYGFFVVYSLRVNLSVAMVDMINATEPANHSASVCPSSQTVAGRNHTARVYDWDSETQGWILGSFFYGYILTQVPGGYLASRYGAKWLMGLGILSTVIFTLLTPLAADLGAGYLIAVRVLEGIGEGVTYPSMYAMWAAWAPPLERSRLLTISFTGAQLGTVIALPLSGEICYYLDWTWIFYIFGMVGLVWFVLWSLLVFNSPDRHPRISDRERTYICSSLENEVSRELGPVPWGSILTCRPLWAIVVAHFSYNWTFYTLLTLLPTYMKNVLGFSIQQNGVLSALPYLGSGLLAVGGGQLADYLRDARQYRTVVVRKAFSLVGMVGPAVFLVAAGYTGCNPLLAVVFLTISSSLGGLSASGFNINHLDIAPSYAGILLGITNTFGTIPGMVGPVVARALTKNNTMEEWQLVFYISAGVNLLGAAFYTVFGRGTVQPWAVPKPRPLQD from the exons ATGTCCCGGGACGGGTccgacagcgaggaggaggaggagcgcgagGCGCTGCTCCAGACCCGCGAGAGGGGCGCGAGGACCCCGCGAG CGCCGGCGTGCTGCTCGGCGCGCTACGGCCTGGCGCTGGTCTCCTGCTATGGCTTCTTCGTGGTGTACTCCCTGCGGGTCAACCTCAGCGTGGCCATGGTGGACATGATCAACGCCACCgagccagccaatcacagcgcctCCGTTTGCCCGTCCAGCCAGACCGTGGCCGGACGCAACCACACG GCCCGTGTGTACGACTGGGACTCGGAGACCCAGGGCTGGATCCTGGGCTCCTTCTTCTACGGGTACATCCTGACCCAGGTCCCCGGGGGGTACCTGGCCAGCCGCTACGGGGCCAAGTGGCTGATGGGGCTGGGCATCCTGAGCACCGTGATCTTCACCCTGCTGACCCCCCTTGCCGCCGACCTGGGTGCCGGCTACCTGATCGCCGTCCGCGTGCTGGAGGGCATCGGAGAG ggggttaCCTATCCTTCTATGTATGCCATGTGGGCCGCTTGGGCCCCCCCCCTTGAGAGGAGCAGACTGCTGACCATCTCCTTtactg GAGCTCAGCTGGGGACGGTCATCGCTCTCCCGCTGTCTGGAGAGATCTGCTACTACCTGGACTGGACCTGGATCTTCTACATCTTCG gcatggtGGGGTTGGTTTGGTTCGTCCTGTGGTCTCTGCTGGTCTTCAACAGTCCGGACCGCCACCCCAGGATCTCTGACAGAGAGAGGACCTACATCTGCAGCTCGCTGGAGAACGAG GTGTCCCGGGAGCTGGGTCCGGTCCCGTGGGGGTCCATCCTGACCTGCAGACCGCTCTGGGCCATCGTGGTCGCCCACTTCTCCTACAACTGGACCTTCTACACGCTGCTCACCCTGCTGCCCACCTACATGAAGAACGTCCTAGGCTTCAGCATCCAGCAG AACGGCGTGCTCTCGGCGCTGCCCTACCTGGGCTCCGGGCTgctggcggtggggggggggcagctggcCGACTACCTGAGGGACGCACGCCAGTACCGCACCGTGGTGGTCCGCAAGGCCTTCTCCCTCGTCG GCATGGTGGGGCCGGCCGTGTTCTTGGTTGCCGCCGGCTACACGGGCTGTAACCCCCTTTTGGCCGTGGTCTTCCTCACCATCTCGTCCTCCCTGGGGGGGCTTTCAGCCTCGGGCTTCAACATCAACCACCTGGACATCGCCCCCTC GTACGCGGGCATCCTGCTGGGCATCACCAACACCTTCGGCACCATCCCAGGCATGGTGGGCCCCGTGGTCGCCCGGGCCCTCACCAAGAac AACACCATGGAGGAGTGGCAGCTGGTGTTCTACATCTCCGCCGGCGTCAATCTCCTGGGAGCCGCCTTCTACACTGTGTTTGGCCGAGGGACGGTCCAACCCTGGGCCGTCCCCAAGCCCCGCCCTCTGCAGGATTGA
- the LOC115559686 gene encoding elongation factor 1-alpha, somatic form yields MGKEKQHINIVVIGHVDSGKSTTTGHLIYKCGGIDKRTIEKFEKEAAEMGKGSFKYAWVLDKLKAERERGITIDISLWKFETGRYYVTIIDAPGHRDFIKNMITGTSQADCAVLIVAAGVGEFEAGISKNGQTREHALLAYTLGVKQLIVGVNKMDSTEPPYSQRRYEEIVKEVSTYIKKIGYNPDAVPFVPISGWNGDNMLEASPNMTWFKGWKIVRKEGSASGTTLLEALDSIQSPSRPTDKALRLPLQDVYKIGGIGTVPVGRVETGVLKPGMVVTFAPVNVTTEVKSVEMHHEALAEALPGDNVGFNIKNVSVKDIRRGNVAGDSKNDPPQEAALFTAQVIILNHPGQISAGYAPVLDCHTAHIACKFSELKEKIDRRSGKKLEDNPKALKSGDAAIVDMIPGKPMCVESFSQYPPLGRFAVRDMRQTVAVGVIKAVEKKSSSTGKVTKSAQKAQKNK; encoded by the exons ATGGGGAAGGAGAAGCAGCACATCAACATCGTGGTGATCGGTCACGTGGACTCTGGGAAGTCCACCACCACCGGCCACCTGATCTACAAGTGTGGCGGCATCGACAAGAGGACCATCGAGAAGTTTGAGAAGGAGGCTGCCGAG ATGGGGAAGGGCTCCTTTAAGTACGCCTGGGTGCTGGACAAGCTGAAGGCGGAGCGGGAGCGCGGGATCACCATCGACATCTCCCTGTGGAAGTTTGAGACGGGGCGCTACTACGTCACCATCATCGACGCCCCCGGACACCGCGACTTTATCAAGAACATGATCACCGGCACCTCCCAG GCGGACTGCGCCGTGCTGATCGTGGCGGCCGGGGTCGGGGAGTTCGAAGCGGGGATCTCAAAGAACGGGCAGACCCGGGAGCACGCGCTGCTGGCCTACACCCTGGGGGTCAAGCAGCTCATCGTGGGCGTCAACAAGATGGACTCCACGGAGCCGCCCTACAGCCAGAGGAGGTATGAGGAGATCGTCAAGGAGGTGAGCACCTACATCAAGAAGATCGGCTACAACCCCGATGCCGTGCCCTTCGTCCCGATCTCCGGCTGGAACGGGGACAACATGCTGGAGGCCAGCCCCAAC ATGACGTGGTTCAAGGGCTGGAAGATTGTCCGTAAGGAGGGCTCCGCCTCAGGGACCACCCTGCTGGAGGCGCTGGACTCCATCCAGAGCCCCAGCCGGCCCACCGACAAGGCCCTTCGGCTGCCGCTGCAGGACGTCTACAAGATCGGAG GGATCGGCACGGTGCCGGTGGGCCGGGTGGAGACGGGCGTGCTGAAGCCGGGCATGGTGGTGACCTTCGCCCCGGTCAACGTGACCACGGAGGTGAAGAGCGTGGAGATGCACCACGAGGCCCTGGCCGAGGCGCTGCCCGGGGACAACGTGGGCTTCAACATCAAGAACGTCTCCGTCAAGGACATCCGCCGCGGGAACGTGGCGGGGGACAGCAAGAACGACCCGCCGCAGGAGGCCGCCCTCTTCACCGCGCAG GTGATCATCCTGAACCACCCGGGGCAGATCAGCGCGGGCTACGCCCCGGTGCTGGACTGCCACACCGCGCACATCGCCTGCAAGTTCAGCGAGCTCAAGGAGAAGATCGACCGCCGCTCGGGGAAGAAGCTGGAGGACAACCCCAAGGCCCTGAAGTCCGGGGACGCCGCCATCGTGGACATGATCCCCGGGAAGCCCATGTGTGTGGAGAGCTTCTCCCAGTATCCCCCGCTGG GGCGCTTCGCGGTGCGCGACATGCGGCAGACGGTGGCGGTGGGCGTGATCAAGGCGGTGGAGAAGAAGAGCAGCAGCACTGGGAAGGTCACCAAGTCGGCCCAGAAGGCCCAGAAGAACAAGTGA